In Alphaproteobacteria bacterium, the following proteins share a genomic window:
- a CDS encoding methyltetrahydrofolate cobalamin methyltransferase, which produces MTDTVISSATKEVVIGFDRPFCVIGERINPTGRKKLAEEMKNGDYSTVERDAIAQVEAGAMMLDVNAGIPLADEPRILAECIRLVQSLTDVPLSIDSSIVAALEAGIAAYKGRPLLNSVTGEEERLEVILPLVKKYDCVVVAISNDETGISEDPDVRFEVAKKIVQRAADHGVHHSSIVVDPLVMPIGAMRSAGRSVFELVRRLRDELQVNTTCGASNLSFGLPNRHGLNAAFLPMAAACGMTSAIMNPLHEPEMQAILGANVVNGVDPDCATWIRRFREPVPDGDGGGRRSTGRRVRRGAA; this is translated from the coding sequence ATGACCGATACCGTCATCAGCTCAGCCACCAAGGAGGTGGTCATCGGCTTTGATCGCCCATTCTGCGTGATTGGCGAGCGGATCAATCCGACCGGCCGCAAAAAGCTGGCCGAGGAAATGAAGAACGGGGACTATTCCACGGTCGAACGCGACGCCATCGCCCAGGTCGAGGCCGGCGCCATGATGCTGGACGTCAATGCCGGTATTCCGCTGGCCGACGAACCGCGCATCCTGGCCGAGTGCATCAGGCTCGTGCAGTCGCTGACGGACGTGCCGCTGTCTATCGATTCATCCATTGTCGCCGCGCTGGAGGCCGGTATCGCCGCCTATAAGGGGCGGCCGCTGCTCAACTCGGTCACCGGTGAAGAGGAGCGGCTAGAGGTCATCCTGCCGCTGGTCAAGAAATATGACTGCGTGGTGGTGGCCATCTCCAATGACGAGACAGGCATTTCCGAAGACCCGGACGTGCGCTTTGAAGTGGCCAAGAAGATCGTCCAGCGCGCCGCCGACCATGGCGTACACCACTCGTCCATCGTTGTTGATCCGCTGGTCATGCCGATCGGCGCCATGCGCTCGGCCGGACGCTCGGTCTTCGAGCTGGTGCGCCGTCTGCGCGACGAGCTGCAGGTCAACACCACCTGCGGCGCGTCGAACCTGAGTTTCGGCCTGCCCAACCGGCATGGCCTGAACGCCGCCTTCCTGCCTATGGCGGCAGCGTGCGGCATGACCTCGGCCATCATGAACCCGCTGCATGAGCCCGAAATGCAGGCCATATTGGGGGCCAATGTGGTGAACGGCGTGGATCCCGATTGCGCCACCTGGATTCGCCGCTTCCGCGAGCCTGTGCCGGACGGTGACGGCGGCGGCCGCCGCTCCACCGGACGGCGCGTCCGGCGCGGCGCGGCCTGA
- a CDS encoding virulence factor codes for MAELIIMYWRDIPAQVIAKAGRRNQSKVELHPRFSAAIDAAAMGDGFTDTDQYLAEWRRGDPAPCGDDLAAEAQRVADALEAEYDEDRLRLLVRNKGRLPG; via the coding sequence ATGGCCGAACTAATCATCATGTACTGGCGGGACATTCCGGCCCAGGTGATCGCCAAGGCCGGACGCCGCAACCAGTCCAAGGTGGAGCTGCATCCGCGCTTCAGCGCGGCGATCGATGCCGCCGCCATGGGCGACGGCTTTACCGATACCGACCAGTACCTGGCCGAGTGGCGACGTGGCGACCCGGCGCCGTGCGGCGACGACCTGGCGGCCGAGGCGCAACGTGTAGCGGACGCGCTGGAGGCGGAGTATGACGAAGACCGGCTGCGCCTCCTGGTCCGCAACAAGGGGCGCCTGCCGGGCTGA
- a CDS encoding DUF1638 domain-containing protein, translating into MTTRAPGEPSAGLSPAPSLAGPPRSLIIACGALARELLAIIRVNGWSHMDITCLPASLHNRPEHIPERVRDRIRENRDRYDAIYVAYADCGTGGLLDRVLAEEGVTRIGGPHCYSFFAGHEDFDRLMDEELGSFFLTDYLVRHFHTLIIKGLGLDRHPELQDMMFGNYRRLVYLAQTDDADLVAKAQAAADRLGLAFEMRRTGMGELARFVQDAAGGRATGGTTGKDLETH; encoded by the coding sequence ATGACGACGCGGGCGCCTGGCGAACCGTCTGCCGGCCTGTCGCCCGCCCCGTCGCTTGCCGGGCCACCGCGCAGCCTGATTATCGCCTGCGGCGCCCTGGCGCGGGAGCTGCTGGCGATCATCCGGGTCAACGGGTGGAGCCACATGGATATCACCTGCCTGCCGGCATCCCTGCACAATCGCCCCGAGCACATTCCGGAGCGGGTGCGCGACCGTATCCGCGAAAATCGCGACCGCTACGACGCCATTTACGTGGCCTATGCCGATTGCGGCACCGGCGGGCTTCTGGACAGAGTTCTGGCGGAAGAGGGCGTGACCCGTATAGGCGGCCCGCACTGTTATTCCTTCTTCGCCGGCCATGAGGATTTCGACCGGTTGATGGACGAGGAGCTTGGCAGCTTTTTCCTGACCGATTATCTGGTGCGCCATTTCCATACCCTGATCATCAAGGGGCTCGGGCTCGACCGTCATCCGGAATTGCAGGACATGATGTTCGGCAACTACCGTCGTCTGGTTTATCTGGCGCAGACCGACGACGCCGATCTGGTGGCCAAGGCGCAGGCGGCCGCCGACCGGCTGGGCCTGGCATTCGAGATGCGCCGGACCGGCATGGGAGAGCTGGCGCGTTTTGTGCAGGACGCGGCCGGCGGTCGCGCCACCGGCGGGACGACGGGTAAGGATTTGGAGACGCACTGA
- a CDS encoding B12-binding domain-containing protein — protein sequence MSDDAKDQEVDLRSLSDQELTEQMWDDLYDGLKDEVLEGTNILLERGWAPYKVLTEALVEGMRIVGIDFRDGILFVPEVLMAANAMKAGMFVLRPLLAETGAPKVGKIVIGTVKGDIHDIGKNLVGMMLEGAGFEVIDLGINTDVDEYLGALEEHQPDILGMSALLTTTMPYMKVVIDTLKSKELRDKYIVIVGGAPLNEEFAMEVGADAYCRDAAVAVETAQDWIKRRHNVRG from the coding sequence ATGTCCGACGACGCCAAAGATCAGGAAGTTGACCTGCGTTCCCTGTCCGATCAGGAACTGACGGAGCAGATGTGGGACGACCTTTATGACGGGCTGAAGGATGAGGTCCTGGAAGGGACCAACATTCTGCTGGAGCGCGGCTGGGCACCATACAAGGTACTGACGGAAGCCCTGGTGGAGGGCATGCGCATCGTCGGCATCGACTTCCGCGACGGCATCCTGTTCGTGCCGGAAGTTCTGATGGCGGCCAACGCCATGAAGGCCGGCATGTTCGTCCTGCGGCCGCTGCTGGCTGAAACCGGCGCGCCCAAGGTTGGCAAGATCGTCATCGGCACGGTCAAGGGCGACATTCACGACATCGGCAAGAACCTGGTGGGCATGATGCTGGAGGGGGCCGGTTTCGAGGTCATCGATCTCGGCATCAATACCGATGTGGACGAGTATCTTGGCGCTCTGGAAGAGCACCAGCCGGACATTCTGGGCATGTCGGCCCTGCTGACCACCACCATGCCCTACATGAAGGTGGTGATCGACACGCTCAAGAGCAAAGAGTTGCGCGACAAGTATATCGTCATCGTCGGTGGCGCGCCGCTCAACGAGGAATTCGCCATGGAAGTGGGCGCCGACGCCTATTGTCGTGATGCGGCGGTGGCGGTGGAGACGGCCCAGGACTGGATCAAGCGCCGTCACAATGTTCGCGGCTAG
- a CDS encoding trimethylamine methyltransferase family protein, with translation MARAAATADKDRSGGRRRSGGAQGRRHLRQTFRQEFLSNISPVIPLYDLASDETLELIEANAETVLQEVGVEFRDDPEAVEIWRAAGADTDGERVRFPRGLVRGLITRTAPRQFVQRARNPQRNVTFGGRNTIFAPVYGPPFIRNLDEGRRYANMEDFRNFVKLTYMTPYMHHSGGTVCEPVDVPVNKRHLDMVYAHMRLSDKPFMGSVTAPERAADTIAMCEILFGADVVRDNPVVLGLINLNSPLVLDATMMGALKVYARAGQPTLVTPFILAGAMAPVTAVGTLTQTLAEAMVGMAFTQLLNPGVATVFGVFASSMSMQSGAPTFGTPEASMVILAAGQLARRLGVPFRSGGALCASKISDAQAAYESAQTMWPAMLAGTNFVLHGAGWLEGGLAAGYEKFIMDADQLGMMHVLARGFDTSANGQAMDAIREVGPGKHFLGCKHTQDNFESAFYRSNVADNNSFEQWQADGSLDSTQRANAIWKQMLKDYEKPPMDPAIDEALQAFIAKRKGAMPDAFV, from the coding sequence ATGGCCAGAGCGGCGGCGACAGCAGACAAGGACCGTTCAGGCGGCCGGCGACGCAGTGGCGGCGCTCAGGGCCGGCGTCACTTGCGCCAGACCTTCCGCCAGGAGTTTCTCAGCAATATTTCGCCGGTCATCCCGCTCTATGACCTGGCCAGCGATGAGACACTGGAGCTGATCGAAGCCAACGCCGAAACCGTCCTGCAGGAAGTGGGCGTCGAGTTTCGCGACGATCCCGAGGCGGTGGAGATCTGGCGGGCCGCCGGCGCCGATACCGATGGCGAGCGCGTCCGCTTCCCGCGCGGTCTGGTGCGCGGCCTGATCACCCGCACCGCCCCCCGCCAGTTCGTGCAACGGGCCCGCAACCCACAGCGCAACGTCACCTTCGGCGGCCGCAACACCATTTTCGCGCCGGTTTACGGTCCGCCCTTTATCCGCAATCTGGATGAAGGGCGCCGCTACGCCAACATGGAGGACTTCCGCAATTTCGTGAAGCTCACCTACATGACGCCCTACATGCACCATTCCGGCGGCACGGTCTGCGAGCCGGTGGATGTGCCGGTGAACAAGCGCCACCTGGACATGGTCTATGCCCACATGCGGCTGTCGGACAAACCCTTCATGGGTTCCGTCACGGCGCCGGAGCGGGCCGCCGACACTATCGCCATGTGCGAGATTCTGTTCGGAGCCGACGTGGTGCGGGACAATCCGGTGGTGCTCGGCCTGATCAACCTCAACTCGCCGCTGGTGCTCGACGCCACCATGATGGGCGCACTGAAAGTCTATGCCCGGGCCGGTCAGCCGACCCTGGTGACGCCGTTCATCCTGGCCGGCGCCATGGCCCCGGTCACCGCCGTCGGCACCCTCACCCAGACCCTGGCCGAAGCCATGGTCGGCATGGCCTTCACCCAGCTTCTCAACCCCGGTGTGGCGACCGTCTTCGGCGTTTTCGCCAGCTCAATGTCCATGCAGTCGGGCGCCCCCACCTTCGGCACGCCCGAAGCCAGCATGGTGATTCTCGCCGCCGGCCAGCTCGCCCGCCGTCTCGGTGTGCCGTTCCGCAGCGGCGGCGCGCTGTGCGCCTCGAAGATTTCCGATGCCCAGGCGGCCTATGAAAGCGCCCAGACCATGTGGCCGGCCATGCTGGCCGGCACCAACTTCGTGCTGCACGGCGCCGGCTGGCTGGAAGGCGGCCTCGCCGCCGGCTATGAGAAGTTCATCATGGACGCCGACCAGCTGGGCATGATGCATGTGCTGGCCAGGGGCTTCGACACATCGGCGAACGGCCAGGCGATGGACGCCATCCGCGAGGTGGGTCCCGGCAAGCACTTCCTTGGCTGCAAACATACCCAGGACAACTTCGAAAGCGCCTTCTATCGCTCCAATGTGGCCGACAATAACAGCTTCGAGCAGTGGCAGGCGGACGGTTCGCTCGACTCCACCCAGCGGGCCAACGCCATCTGGAAACAGATGCTCAAGGACTATGAGAAGCCGCCGATGGACCCGGCCATTGACGAGGCCTTGCAGGCCTTCATCGCCAAACGCAAGGGCGCCATGCCCGACGCGTTCGTCTGA
- a CDS encoding methylenetetrahydrofolate reductase, producing MTETSPLRSPGRLEALMRAGTFVMTAETTPPLSASAADVQAKAGPLKGLADAVNVTDGAGARAHLSSLATSAILIGMGIEPVLQFTLRDRNRLALQGDILGAAALGVPNILCIHGDKVDGGDQPDAKMVYDVPGSRELMSLIRDMRDTAKLPSGRDIATPPAVMVGATELPSVPGPDWKPDGIASKIAAGADFFQTQYCFEPATAKAYASRLREEGFTEQAHFIIGCGPLASFRSAKWMNDNLFGVHIPDPILKRMEQAKDEKAEGRRICVEMMQVLAEIPGVAGVHLMAPRQEAACAQCIEESGLLKKRAA from the coding sequence TTGACTGAAACGTCCCCCCTCCGCTCGCCGGGCCGCCTGGAGGCGCTGATGCGCGCCGGCACCTTTGTCATGACCGCGGAGACGACGCCGCCACTGTCGGCCAGCGCGGCGGACGTGCAGGCCAAGGCCGGTCCGCTCAAGGGGCTGGCCGATGCGGTCAATGTCACCGATGGGGCCGGCGCCCGGGCGCACCTTTCCAGCCTCGCCACATCGGCCATCCTGATCGGCATGGGCATAGAGCCGGTGCTGCAATTCACCCTGCGCGACCGCAACCGCCTGGCCCTGCAGGGCGATATCCTGGGCGCTGCCGCGCTCGGCGTGCCCAACATCCTGTGCATTCACGGCGACAAGGTGGATGGCGGCGACCAGCCCGATGCCAAAATGGTCTATGACGTGCCGGGCAGCCGCGAACTCATGAGCCTGATCCGCGACATGCGGGATACCGCAAAGCTGCCGTCAGGGCGCGACATCGCCACGCCGCCGGCGGTCATGGTCGGCGCCACCGAACTGCCGAGTGTGCCGGGGCCGGACTGGAAGCCGGACGGCATTGCCTCAAAGATCGCCGCCGGCGCTGATTTCTTCCAGACCCAGTACTGCTTTGAGCCGGCCACCGCCAAGGCCTATGCTTCGCGCCTGCGCGAGGAAGGCTTCACCGAGCAGGCCCACTTCATCATCGGCTGCGGCCCGCTGGCCAGTTTCCGCTCGGCCAAGTGGATGAACGACAACCTGTTCGGCGTACACATCCCGGATCCCATCCTCAAGCGCATGGAGCAGGCCAAGGACGAGAAAGCCGAGGGTCGGCGCATCTGCGTCGAGATGATGCAGGTCCTGGCCGAGATTCCCGGGGTTGCCGGCGTCCACCTCATGGCGCCGCGCCAGGAAGCGGCCTGCGCCCAGTGCATCGAGGAGTCCGGCCTGCTGAAGAAGCGGGCGGCATAG
- a CDS encoding FAD-dependent oxidoreductase, which yields MTVPEFPTLFSPLALRHKTLKNRIVFGAHTANMAEDGLPGERHLAYYRERARGGAAMIVVEPTPAHRTGVLTRGNFRHEDDSVIAPFRRVTDACHEHGTVMIHQIYHVGAHGDLDNSWQPYWSPSGTVSHHDQYGSHAMSQAEVEEMIDSFIAAARRDHQAGFDGVDLFAGYNALMDQFWSPLTNKRSDQWGGSLENRLRFTVRIIEGIRAVAGQDFIIGLTVSGAEPYPGGLSLADKQEIAAWLDARGLVDYFSCGTGSYLNDFSKIVPSSIFDMFLGADDAAAYKAAVRHARVTAEARIKTPANAEQVLSDGKSDLVSIVRGQIADPHLANKALQGHGDDIRGCISCNQLCIGRRMRDYWISCLVNPSVGREAEMDGDSYPTADRPKRVLVVGGGPAGMEAARTAAERGHQVTLVEKSDRLGGQFRLAGHQPYRGEIRDLIESWYPRQLQKLQVQVRLNTEMDEAAVRDFAADKVVIATGARAAGTGFQRALPHIERLPGADADTVLSVAGVLAEKAVPGKRVVLLDDVKGSWPATGTALYLAERGHDVTIITAEAGFAGALGGSLSAGVRGRMRQLGIGAVTDAALLAWTAEGAKVKDLLSGEERVIAADSLVLATTNTPEDELARTLDGDQTVDSTAIGDCVATRSAAMAIYEGRRLGLAL from the coding sequence ATGACCGTCCCGGAGTTCCCGACGCTCTTCTCACCCCTGGCCCTGCGCCACAAGACCCTGAAGAACCGAATCGTCTTCGGCGCCCATACCGCCAACATGGCGGAAGACGGTCTGCCCGGCGAGCGCCATCTGGCCTACTACCGCGAGCGGGCGCGCGGCGGGGCGGCGATGATTGTGGTGGAGCCGACCCCGGCTCACCGCACCGGCGTTCTGACCCGTGGCAATTTCCGGCACGAGGACGATTCCGTCATCGCCCCGTTCCGCCGGGTGACCGACGCCTGCCATGAGCACGGCACGGTGATGATCCACCAGATCTATCATGTGGGCGCGCACGGCGATCTGGATAATTCATGGCAGCCCTACTGGTCGCCATCAGGCACCGTGTCGCATCACGACCAGTATGGCAGCCACGCCATGAGCCAGGCGGAGGTGGAGGAGATGATCGACTCCTTCATCGCCGCCGCCCGCCGCGACCACCAGGCAGGGTTTGACGGGGTGGATCTGTTCGCCGGCTATAACGCGCTGATGGACCAGTTCTGGTCGCCGCTCACCAACAAGCGCAGCGACCAGTGGGGCGGCAGCCTGGAGAACCGCCTGCGCTTTACGGTGCGCATCATCGAGGGCATCCGCGCCGTCGCCGGCCAGGACTTCATCATCGGCCTGACGGTCTCCGGTGCGGAGCCCTATCCGGGCGGGCTCAGCCTGGCCGACAAGCAGGAGATCGCTGCCTGGCTCGATGCGCGCGGTCTGGTGGACTATTTCTCGTGCGGCACGGGCAGCTATCTGAACGACTTCTCGAAGATCGTGCCGTCCTCCATCTTCGACATGTTCCTCGGCGCCGACGATGCGGCGGCCTACAAGGCGGCGGTGCGCCACGCCCGGGTGACGGCGGAGGCGCGCATCAAGACGCCGGCCAACGCGGAACAGGTGCTGAGCGACGGTAAAAGCGATCTGGTGAGCATCGTGCGCGGCCAGATCGCCGACCCGCACCTGGCCAACAAGGCGTTGCAGGGCCACGGCGACGACATTCGCGGTTGCATCAGCTGCAATCAGTTGTGCATCGGCCGGCGCATGCGCGATTACTGGATCAGTTGCCTGGTCAATCCGTCGGTGGGCCGCGAGGCGGAGATGGACGGGGACTCATACCCGACGGCCGACCGGCCGAAGCGGGTGCTGGTGGTGGGCGGCGGCCCGGCCGGCATGGAGGCGGCGCGCACCGCGGCCGAGCGTGGCCACCAGGTGACTCTGGTGGAGAAAAGCGACCGGCTGGGCGGCCAGTTCCGCCTGGCCGGTCATCAGCCCTATCGCGGCGAAATCCGCGACCTGATCGAGAGCTGGTATCCGCGCCAGTTGCAGAAGCTGCAGGTGCAGGTGCGGCTCAATACGGAGATGGACGAAGCGGCGGTGCGCGACTTCGCCGCCGACAAGGTGGTCATCGCCACCGGCGCGCGCGCCGCGGGCACCGGTTTCCAGCGGGCCCTGCCGCACATCGAGCGGCTGCCCGGGGCCGACGCGGACACGGTGCTGAGCGTTGCCGGGGTGCTGGCGGAAAAGGCGGTGCCGGGCAAGCGCGTGGTCCTGTTGGACGATGTGAAGGGGTCATGGCCGGCGACAGGGACGGCGCTGTACCTGGCCGAGCGTGGCCACGACGTCACCATCATCACCGCCGAGGCGGGCTTCGCCGGGGCGCTGGGCGGCAGCCTGTCAGCCGGGGTGCGGGGCCGTATGCGCCAGTTGGGGATCGGAGCGGTGACCGACGCTGCACTGCTGGCGTGGACGGCGGAAGGGGCGAAGGTCAAAGACCTGCTGAGCGGCGAGGAGCGGGTGATCGCCGCCGACAGCCTGGTGCTGGCCACCACCAACACGCCGGAGGACGAGCTCGCCCGCACACTGGACGGCGACCAGACGGTGGACAGCACGGCAATCGGCGATTGCGTGGCGACCCGTTCGGCGGCCATGGCGATCTATGAAGGGCGCAGGCTGGGGCTGGCGCTTTAG
- a CDS encoding FAD-dependent oxidoreductase: MKSHAEYVIIGGGIVGLSVAYHLAKLGKRDVALLERRDLTHGSTWHAAGLLPLFNMSYSVGQLHKYSIDLYQRLQEETGQGVSFHKTGNLRLAKTKARMDEYLAYCGTANTIGVPFEVIGPDAVADLWPLAKMDGIIGALFHPDDGHVAPVDVAQALARGARDGGAEISRSCEVTAIARHNRQWRVTTSQGEITADTVITATGSWARQVTAMVGLDIPVIPVEHQYIITEPVPELLERKAQGLAEMPVLRESDESYYLREEVQGLIVGPYEKGAKAWAADGVPAAFGRQLLTPDLERLDPYIEAAIERVPMLGEVGIRETVNGPIPYTPDGSPLIGPAYGLPNFWLAEGFSFGITAAGGAGKVLAEWIVGGEPSMDMLAMDPRRFGAYASRNYTVAKNVEAYENVFTIHFPDEERPAARPARTSPIHHKLDNAGAVWGQRYGWERPNWFAAEGEERRDTWSFRRSNYFAAVGRECQALRQAAGLIDITSFAKFQVTGAGAEAFLDRLVANRLPQRDGRIALTHALTPSGGVRSEFTIMRDGPQAFYLVSSGAAERYDHDLLLKEMPDDGSVRVENITTSHGVLVVAGPKSRDILRQVTDADLSSNAFPWLSGQMIDVGMARLRAMRVNFVGELGWELHHPIEMQHVIFDALMAAGHDHGLTLVGMRAMDSLRLEKSYRMWGQDLTTQYTPLEASLDRFARLDKGDFTGRAALQKQLAAGIPNRFVTLAVAVDEKDPDGPADARGNEPVYKDGRMVGRATAGGYGHTVGQSLALAYVAAGAEAVGTTLEIDILGKRHQAVVIAESPHDPGNQRLRA; this comes from the coding sequence ATGAAGAGCCATGCGGAATACGTAATCATCGGCGGCGGCATCGTCGGCCTGTCCGTTGCCTATCATCTGGCGAAGCTCGGCAAGCGCGATGTGGCGCTGCTGGAGCGGCGCGACCTGACCCACGGCTCCACCTGGCATGCGGCCGGCCTGCTGCCGCTGTTCAACATGAGCTACAGTGTCGGCCAACTGCATAAATATTCCATCGACCTGTATCAGCGCCTGCAGGAGGAAACCGGCCAGGGGGTCAGTTTCCACAAGACCGGCAATCTGCGCCTGGCCAAGACCAAGGCGCGCATGGACGAGTATCTGGCCTATTGCGGCACGGCCAACACCATCGGCGTGCCGTTCGAGGTAATCGGTCCCGATGCGGTGGCGGACCTGTGGCCGCTGGCGAAAATGGACGGAATTATCGGCGCGCTGTTCCACCCGGACGACGGCCATGTGGCGCCGGTGGACGTGGCCCAGGCGCTGGCCCGCGGCGCCCGCGACGGCGGCGCCGAGATCAGCCGCTCCTGCGAGGTGACCGCCATCGCCCGCCACAACCGGCAGTGGCGGGTCACCACCAGTCAAGGCGAGATCACCGCCGATACGGTGATTACCGCCACGGGGTCGTGGGCGCGCCAGGTGACCGCCATGGTCGGCCTGGACATTCCGGTCATCCCGGTGGAGCACCAGTACATTATCACCGAGCCGGTGCCCGAGCTGCTGGAGCGCAAGGCGCAGGGCCTGGCGGAGATGCCGGTGCTGCGCGAGAGCGACGAATCCTATTACCTGCGCGAGGAAGTGCAGGGCCTGATCGTCGGGCCGTATGAGAAAGGCGCCAAGGCATGGGCGGCGGACGGTGTGCCGGCAGCCTTTGGCCGCCAGCTTCTGACGCCGGACCTGGAACGGCTTGACCCCTATATCGAGGCAGCCATCGAGCGGGTGCCCATGCTCGGTGAGGTGGGTATCCGTGAGACGGTCAACGGTCCCATCCCCTATACGCCGGACGGCAGCCCGCTGATCGGCCCGGCCTATGGCCTGCCCAACTTCTGGCTGGCGGAAGGCTTCAGCTTCGGCATCACGGCGGCCGGTGGCGCCGGCAAGGTGCTGGCCGAATGGATCGTCGGCGGCGAGCCCAGCATGGACATGCTGGCCATGGATCCGCGCCGTTTCGGGGCCTATGCCAGCCGCAACTATACGGTGGCGAAGAACGTGGAGGCATATGAGAACGTCTTCACCATCCACTTTCCGGACGAGGAGCGGCCGGCGGCGCGGCCGGCCCGCACCAGCCCGATCCACCACAAGCTGGACAACGCCGGCGCCGTCTGGGGCCAGCGCTATGGCTGGGAGCGGCCCAACTGGTTCGCCGCGGAAGGCGAAGAGCGGCGTGACACATGGAGCTTTCGTCGCAGCAACTATTTCGCCGCGGTGGGGCGTGAGTGCCAGGCCCTGCGTCAGGCGGCCGGCCTTATCGACATCACCAGCTTCGCCAAGTTCCAGGTGACGGGAGCGGGGGCGGAAGCCTTCCTCGACCGGCTGGTGGCCAACCGCCTGCCGCAGCGCGACGGACGCATCGCCCTGACCCACGCCCTGACGCCATCGGGCGGCGTACGCAGCGAGTTCACCATCATGCGCGACGGGCCGCAGGCCTTCTATCTGGTGAGCAGCGGCGCGGCGGAGCGCTATGACCATGATCTGCTGCTGAAGGAAATGCCCGATGACGGCAGCGTCAGGGTGGAGAACATCACCACCAGCCATGGGGTGCTGGTTGTGGCCGGCCCGAAGTCGCGGGACATACTGCGCCAGGTGACCGATGCGGATCTGTCGAGCAACGCCTTCCCGTGGCTGAGCGGTCAGATGATCGACGTGGGCATGGCCCGGCTGCGCGCCATGCGGGTCAATTTCGTCGGCGAGCTGGGCTGGGAGCTGCATCACCCCATCGAAATGCAGCATGTGATCTTTGACGCGCTGATGGCGGCGGGGCACGATCACGGCCTGACGCTGGTGGGTATGCGGGCCATGGACAGCCTGCGGCTGGAAAAGAGCTATCGCATGTGGGGGCAGGACCTGACCACGCAATACACCCCGCTGGAGGCGTCGCTGGACCGTTTCGCCCGCCTCGACAAGGGGGACTTCACCGGCCGCGCCGCGCTGCAGAAACAACTGGCGGCGGGCATCCCCAACCGCTTCGTCACCCTGGCGGTGGCGGTGGATGAGAAGGATCCCGACGGCCCGGCCGACGCCCGCGGCAATGAGCCGGTCTATAAGGACGGCCGCATGGTGGGGCGGGCGACAGCCGGCGGCTATGGCCACACGGTGGGCCAGAGCCTTGCGCTGGCCTATGTGGCGGCCGGCGCCGAGGCGGTGGGCACGACGCTTGAAATCGACATACTGGGCAAGCGCCATCAGGCGGTGGTCATCGCCGAATCGCCGCACGACCCGGGGAACCAGCGCCTGCGCGCCTAG
- a CDS encoding sarcosine oxidase subunit gamma family protein codes for MAEASRHTVLADAPPPPGGGPLAMGEVAYVEKVVLRGDPADAAFVTAVRDGLGAAPPVEPFHVATGSDCHLLWQAWDTWLVRGPDGHTQAGPGAGAKFGGPLVGLLREALADVEHGSATDISEAETIIRLAGDEARLVLSKGCPLDLHVRAFRPGEARRSLLAGADVTLRLLDGPGQDTFDIHVRRSFAASLWRWLAQAGRAHGLGPLPPAPAGPVRGELGDS; via the coding sequence GTGGCTGAGGCATCGCGTCACACGGTGCTGGCCGATGCGCCGCCGCCGCCGGGTGGCGGACCGCTGGCCATGGGTGAGGTGGCCTACGTTGAGAAGGTCGTGCTGCGCGGTGATCCGGCGGACGCCGCCTTCGTGACGGCGGTGCGCGACGGGCTGGGCGCCGCACCTCCGGTGGAGCCGTTCCATGTGGCGACAGGCAGCGATTGCCACCTGCTTTGGCAGGCGTGGGATACGTGGCTGGTGCGTGGGCCTGACGGACACACGCAAGCCGGCCCGGGCGCGGGCGCAAAGTTCGGCGGACCGCTGGTCGGCCTGTTGCGTGAGGCGCTGGCTGATGTAGAGCACGGGTCGGCCACCGACATCAGCGAGGCGGAGACCATCATTCGTCTGGCCGGAGACGAGGCGCGGCTGGTGCTGTCCAAGGGCTGTCCGCTGGATTTGCACGTCCGTGCCTTCCGGCCGGGCGAGGCGCGCCGTAGCCTGCTGGCCGGCGCCGATGTGACGTTGCGGTTGCTGGATGGGCCGGGTCAGGACACATTTGATATCCATGTGCGGCGGTCGTTTGCCGCCAGCCTGTGGCGCTGGCTGGCCCAGGCCGGGCGCGCCCACGGCCTAGGGCCGCTGCCGCCCGCACCGGCCGGACCGGTCCGTGGGGAATTGGGGGACTCATGA